A single genomic interval of Streptomyces sp. NBC_00663 harbors:
- a CDS encoding RNA polymerase sigma factor, which yields MNEALLRSLTPGVLTVLVRRGADFAAAEDAVQEALIEALRVWPADPPRDAKGWLVTVAWRKFLDATRADTARRRREDRVEEEPAPGPAPAVDDTLQLYFLCAHPSLSASSAVALTLRAVGGLTTRQIAQAYLVPEATMAQRISRAKRTVSGVRFDQPGDVATVLRVLYLVFNEGYSGDVDLAAEAIRLTRQLAAAIDHPEVAGLLALMLLHHARRAARTTPDASLVPLAEQDRGRWDTALIAEGIGILQAALARDRLGEFQAQAAIAALHADAPRAEETDWVQIVEWYDELSRLTDSPVVRLNRAVAVGQADGPRAGLAALAELDAALPRHTAVAAYLHERDGDLTTAARLYAQAAHTAPSLAERDHLTRQAARLNTCLGRRATDDVEGTDRSSPHGRPR from the coding sequence ATGAACGAAGCCCTGCTGCGCAGCCTCACCCCGGGCGTGCTCACCGTTCTCGTCCGCCGCGGAGCCGACTTCGCGGCGGCCGAGGACGCCGTACAGGAAGCGCTGATCGAGGCGCTGCGCGTCTGGCCGGCCGATCCGCCGCGGGACGCCAAGGGCTGGCTGGTCACGGTGGCCTGGCGCAAGTTCCTCGACGCGACCCGCGCCGACACCGCGCGTCGCCGGCGTGAGGACCGGGTCGAGGAGGAACCGGCGCCCGGGCCCGCGCCCGCGGTGGACGACACCCTCCAGCTCTACTTCCTGTGCGCCCACCCGTCGCTGAGTGCGTCGTCCGCGGTCGCACTCACCCTGCGTGCGGTCGGCGGGCTGACCACCCGCCAGATCGCCCAGGCCTACCTCGTGCCCGAGGCGACGATGGCGCAGCGCATCAGCCGGGCCAAGCGCACGGTGTCCGGGGTGCGCTTCGACCAGCCCGGTGACGTCGCCACCGTGCTGCGCGTCCTCTACCTCGTCTTCAACGAGGGCTACTCCGGCGACGTCGACCTCGCCGCCGAGGCCATCCGCCTCACCCGGCAGCTCGCCGCCGCGATCGACCATCCCGAGGTGGCGGGGCTGCTCGCCCTCATGCTGCTCCACCATGCCCGGCGCGCCGCGCGGACCACGCCCGACGCCAGCCTCGTCCCGCTCGCCGAGCAGGACCGCGGCCGGTGGGACACCGCACTGATCGCCGAGGGCATCGGGATCCTCCAGGCGGCCCTCGCCCGTGACCGGCTGGGCGAGTTCCAGGCCCAGGCCGCCATCGCCGCCCTCCACGCGGACGCGCCCCGCGCCGAGGAGACGGACTGGGTGCAGATCGTCGAGTGGTACGACGAGCTCAGCCGCCTGACCGACAGTCCCGTGGTCCGGCTCAACCGGGCCGTCGCCGTCGGCCAGGCCGACGGTCCGCGCGCCGGTCTGGCCGCGCTCGCCGAACTCGACGCCGCACTGCCGCGTCACACCGCGGTGGCGGCCTACCTCCATGAACGCGACGGTGACCTGACCACGGCGGCCCGGCTGTACGCCCAGGCGGCCCACACGGCCCCCAGCCTCGCCGAACGCGACCACCTCACCCGCCAGGCGGCCCGCCTCAACACCTGTCTGGGTCGCCGAGCCACGGATGACGTGGAGGGCACCGACCGGTCCTCGCCCCACGGACGCCCTCGATAG
- a CDS encoding YciI family protein: MAKYLLLKHYRGAPAAVNDVPMEKWTPEEITAHVRYMNDFAARLEESGEFVGGQALAPEGEWVRYDGEGRPPVTDGPFAETKDLIAGWMIIDVDSHERAVELAGELSAAPGAGGRPIHEWLELRPFLAENPAVTDCPHR, translated from the coding sequence ATGGCCAAGTACCTGCTGCTGAAGCACTACCGCGGCGCCCCGGCCGCGGTGAACGACGTGCCGATGGAGAAGTGGACGCCCGAGGAGATCACGGCGCATGTGCGGTACATGAACGACTTCGCGGCCCGGCTGGAGGAGAGCGGCGAGTTCGTCGGCGGTCAGGCGCTCGCCCCCGAGGGCGAGTGGGTCCGCTACGACGGTGAGGGGCGCCCGCCGGTCACCGACGGACCGTTCGCCGAGACCAAGGACCTCATCGCGGGCTGGATGATCATCGACGTCGACAGTCACGAGCGGGCCGTCGAGCTGGCCGGGGAGCTGTCGGCGGCCCCGGGGGCGGGCGGGAGGCCGATCCACGAGTGGCTGGAGCTGCGCCCGTTCCTGGCCGAGAACCCCGCCGTCACGGACTGCCCGCATCGATGA
- the fahA gene encoding fumarylacetoacetase: protein MTSTTQLTVPTDSLFGLTNLPYGVCSTPGSEPRVAVRYGDHVIDLALLLDDDVFARPSLNAFMAQGHARWVEVRAGITERLQGQVPAEAVHDLRSVTLHLPFEVADYVDFYACEHHASNLGRLFRPDNPDPLMPNWKHLPVGYHGRAASVVVSGTDIIRPSGQRKGPQDPAPVFGPSTRLDIEAELGFVLGTGSAMGESIGAEDAERHIFGVVLFNDWSARDIQAWEYVPLGPNLGKSFASTISPWVVPLLALDAARVPAPVQEPAVLPYLRMRQPWGLDVDLTVAWNGQVVSRPPYAAMYWSPAQMLAHQTVNGAPSRTGDLFASGTISGPEKEQRGAFIELTWGGKEPVTVNGQERTFLEDGDEIILTATAPGADGTRIGFGEARGRIIGSKRREA, encoded by the coding sequence ATGACCAGCACCACCCAGCTGACCGTCCCGACCGACTCCCTCTTCGGCCTGACCAACCTGCCCTACGGCGTCTGCTCCACGCCCGGCTCCGAGCCACGCGTCGCGGTCCGCTACGGCGACCACGTCATCGACCTCGCCCTGCTCCTGGACGACGATGTCTTCGCCCGGCCGAGCCTCAACGCCTTCATGGCGCAGGGCCACGCCCGCTGGGTCGAGGTCCGGGCCGGGATCACCGAGCGGCTCCAGGGCCAGGTCCCCGCGGAGGCGGTCCACGACCTGCGCTCGGTGACCCTGCACCTGCCCTTCGAGGTCGCCGACTACGTCGACTTCTACGCCTGCGAGCACCACGCCTCGAACCTGGGCAGGCTCTTCAGGCCCGACAACCCGGACCCGCTGATGCCGAACTGGAAGCACCTTCCGGTCGGCTACCACGGCCGGGCGGCCTCCGTCGTGGTCTCCGGCACGGACATCATCCGCCCCTCCGGCCAGCGCAAGGGCCCCCAGGACCCGGCGCCGGTCTTCGGACCGTCGACCCGCCTCGACATCGAGGCCGAGCTCGGCTTCGTCCTCGGCACCGGAAGCGCCATGGGCGAGTCCATCGGCGCCGAGGACGCGGAGCGGCACATCTTCGGGGTCGTGCTCTTCAACGACTGGTCCGCACGCGACATCCAGGCCTGGGAGTACGTCCCGCTCGGCCCCAACCTGGGCAAGTCGTTCGCCTCCACCATCTCCCCGTGGGTGGTGCCGCTGCTCGCCCTGGACGCGGCCCGGGTCCCGGCCCCGGTCCAGGAGCCCGCCGTACTGCCGTATCTGCGGATGCGGCAGCCGTGGGGCCTCGACGTCGACCTCACGGTCGCCTGGAACGGCCAGGTCGTCTCCCGGCCGCCGTACGCCGCGATGTACTGGTCCCCCGCCCAGATGCTGGCCCACCAGACCGTCAACGGCGCCCCCTCGCGCACCGGGGACCTGTTCGCGTCGGGCACGATCTCGGGCCCGGAGAAGGAGCAGCGCGGCGCCTTCATCGAACTGACCTGGGGCGGCAAGGAGCCCGTCACGGTCAACGGCCAGGAGCGCACGTTCCTGGAGGACGGTGACGAGATCATCCTCACCGCGACGGCCCCCGGCGCCGACGGAACCCGGATCGGTTTCGGCGAGGCCCGCGGCCGGATCATCGGCAGCAAGCGCCGGGAGGCGTGA
- a CDS encoding IclR family transcriptional regulator: MATLQGLDRGLRALDLISLSADGLTVADLAARLEIDRAIAYRIVQTLEEHALVSRQGKRVRLGAGAATLAGRFRQQLVLVAQPVLQELADGTGASAFLTLAHGARECVSVAGAQPTVQHGPVQVGYRIGVRHPLERGANGVAILALQPPLPDDSEEIARARELGYSVTSGQLQQGATGIAAGFEVPGAVGASVGVVAMHEFDVESVAARVRESASRLASLSKA; this comes from the coding sequence ATGGCCACCCTGCAAGGTCTGGACCGTGGGCTTCGGGCTCTGGACCTGATCTCCCTGTCGGCCGACGGGCTGACGGTGGCGGACCTGGCGGCGCGGCTGGAGATCGACCGGGCCATCGCGTACCGGATCGTGCAGACGCTGGAGGAGCACGCGCTGGTGTCCCGGCAGGGCAAGCGGGTGCGGCTCGGCGCCGGTGCCGCCACGCTGGCCGGTCGGTTCCGGCAGCAGCTGGTGCTGGTGGCCCAGCCGGTGTTGCAGGAGCTCGCGGACGGCACCGGTGCCTCCGCCTTTCTGACCCTGGCGCACGGTGCGCGGGAGTGCGTGTCCGTCGCGGGTGCGCAGCCGACCGTCCAGCACGGTCCCGTGCAGGTGGGCTATCGCATCGGCGTCCGGCATCCGCTGGAGCGGGGGGCGAACGGCGTCGCGATCCTCGCGCTGCAACCGCCCCTGCCGGACGACTCCGAGGAGATCGCGCGGGCGCGGGAACTGGGCTACAGCGTCACCTCGGGGCAACTCCAGCAGGGTGCCACCGGGATCGCGGCGGGGTTCGAGGTGCCGGGCGCGGTGGGCGCGTCGGTCGGTGTGGTGGCCATGCACGAGTTCGACGTCGAGTCGGTCGCCGCGCGGGTACGGGAGTCGGCCTCACGACTGGCGTCGCTCAGCAAGGCCTGA
- the hppD gene encoding 4-hydroxyphenylpyruvate dioxygenase has translation MSIEQTLTSQERLAELDLQQLKQLVGLVEYDAEGDPFPVTGWDAVVWSVGNATQAALYFQVVFGMELVAYSGPETGNRDHHAYVLRSGAIRFVLKGGVDPDSPLLDHHRRHGDGVIDIALEVPDVDRCIKHARAEGATVLEEPHDVTDEHGTVRIGAIATYGETRHTLVDRSRYTGPYLPGYVARSSGYVKPEDEPKRVFQALDHVVGNVELGNMDEWVDFYNRVMGFTNMAEFVGDDIATEYSALMSKVVASGNHRVKFPLNEPAVGRKRSQIDEYLDFYRSPGAQHLALATNDILRTVDILRSKGIEFLATPESYYTDPALRARIGEVRVPIEELASRGILVDRDEDGYLLQIFTKPIGDRPTVFFEFIERHGSLGFGKGNFQALFEAIEREQEKRGNF, from the coding sequence ATGAGCATCGAACAGACCCTCACGAGCCAGGAGCGACTGGCGGAACTCGACCTTCAGCAGCTCAAGCAGCTGGTCGGGCTCGTCGAGTACGACGCCGAGGGCGACCCGTTCCCGGTGACCGGGTGGGACGCGGTGGTCTGGTCGGTGGGCAACGCGACGCAGGCCGCGCTGTACTTCCAGGTGGTCTTCGGTATGGAACTGGTCGCCTACTCCGGCCCGGAGACCGGAAACCGTGACCACCACGCGTACGTGCTGCGCTCCGGAGCGATCCGGTTCGTGCTCAAGGGCGGCGTCGACCCGGACAGCCCGCTGCTCGACCATCACCGCCGCCACGGTGACGGTGTCATCGACATCGCCCTTGAGGTGCCCGACGTCGACAGGTGCATCAAGCACGCCCGCGCCGAGGGCGCGACCGTCCTGGAGGAGCCGCACGACGTCACCGACGAGCACGGCACCGTGCGGATCGGGGCCATCGCCACGTACGGCGAGACCCGCCACACCCTGGTGGACCGCTCCCGCTACACCGGCCCCTACCTGCCCGGCTATGTCGCCCGGAGCTCCGGCTACGTGAAGCCCGAGGACGAGCCCAAGCGCGTCTTCCAGGCGCTCGACCACGTCGTGGGCAACGTGGAACTCGGCAACATGGACGAGTGGGTCGACTTCTACAACCGCGTCATGGGCTTCACCAACATGGCCGAGTTCGTCGGCGACGACATCGCCACCGAGTACTCCGCGCTGATGAGCAAGGTCGTCGCCAGCGGCAACCACCGCGTGAAGTTCCCGCTCAACGAGCCGGCGGTCGGCAGGAAGCGTTCGCAGATCGACGAGTACCTCGACTTCTACCGCAGCCCCGGCGCCCAGCACCTCGCCCTCGCCACCAACGACATCCTCAGGACCGTCGACATCCTGCGGTCCAAGGGCATCGAGTTCCTCGCCACGCCGGAGAGCTACTACACCGACCCGGCGCTGCGCGCCCGCATCGGCGAGGTCCGCGTGCCCATCGAGGAACTGGCCTCGCGCGGCATCCTCGTCGACCGTGACGAGGACGGCTACCTGCTACAGATCTTCACCAAGCCGATCGGCGACCGGCCCACCGTGTTCTTCGAGTTCATCGAGCGCCACGGCTCCCTGGGCTTCGGCAAGGGCAACTTCCAGGCCCTGTTCGAGGCGATCGAGCGCGAGCAGGAGAAGCGCGGCAACTTCTAG
- a CDS encoding LacI family DNA-binding transcriptional regulator — MNRPPGMMDVAREAGVSHITVSRVINGHPSVRPETRTRVEAAIQKLGYRRNSVARALKSRRSSTIGVVIVGSDLFELPRILLGVETAAKEAGYWVSLASRQGESTTGDLMETLQRLTDQSVEAIAVVADRPDAVEALSRLAIGVPVAVVMSGSVANPDLGFVEVDQELGARLAVRHLLDLGHRHIAHLTGALRTFDARARVDGWQAELAEAGAGAGAEGALLEGDFSAESGFRLAHELCAGDTRLPTAVFAGNDQMAMGALAAFAERGVKVPRDVSVVGFDDMKGAGYLVPALTTVRQDFTHLGSSAIELLVDMLGGEPPQRRRLTPRLVVRRSTAVPRTDS; from the coding sequence ATGAACCGGCCGCCGGGCATGATGGACGTGGCCCGGGAGGCCGGTGTCTCGCACATCACCGTCTCCCGTGTCATCAACGGCCATCCGTCGGTACGGCCGGAGACCCGCACCCGGGTCGAGGCGGCGATCCAGAAGCTGGGCTACCGCCGTAACAGTGTCGCCAGGGCCCTCAAGAGCCGCCGTTCCTCGACGATCGGCGTGGTGATCGTCGGGTCGGACCTGTTCGAGCTGCCGCGCATCCTCCTGGGTGTGGAGACCGCCGCCAAAGAGGCCGGTTACTGGGTGAGCCTGGCCAGCCGGCAGGGCGAGAGCACCACCGGTGACCTCATGGAGACGCTACAGCGCCTCACCGACCAGTCGGTGGAGGCGATCGCGGTGGTCGCCGACCGGCCCGACGCCGTGGAGGCGCTGTCCCGCCTCGCGATCGGGGTGCCGGTCGCGGTGGTGATGTCCGGCAGCGTGGCCAACCCCGACCTCGGTTTCGTCGAGGTCGACCAGGAACTCGGCGCCCGTCTGGCCGTTCGTCACCTCCTCGACCTCGGACACCGCCACATCGCCCATCTCACGGGCGCGCTGCGCACCTTCGACGCCCGGGCCCGCGTCGACGGCTGGCAGGCCGAGCTCGCCGAAGCCGGAGCGGGAGCTGGAGCTGAAGGAGCCCTGCTGGAAGGCGACTTCAGCGCGGAGAGCGGATTCCGTCTCGCCCACGAACTCTGCGCGGGCGACACCCGCCTGCCCACCGCGGTCTTCGCCGGGAACGACCAGATGGCGATGGGCGCGCTGGCCGCCTTCGCCGAGCGGGGCGTGAAAGTGCCGCGGGACGTCTCGGTCGTCGGCTTCGACGACATGAAGGGCGCCGGATATCTGGTACCCGCCCTGACCACCGTCCGGCAGGACTTCACCCACCTCGGCAGCAGCGCCATCGAGCTGCTGGTGGACATGCTGGGCGGTGAGCCACCGCAGCGTCGCCGGCTCACCCCGCGGCTGGTCGTCCGGCGCAGCACCGCCGTACCGCGCACGGACTCCTGA
- a CDS encoding aldo/keto reductase: MRHRELGRTGLTVSEIGYGAWGLGQGAWVGADDDSGVRALHRAIDLGVTFIDTARAYDRSERVVGRALRELPGGGDGVVVATKCGPKVPVSLAPSGLDVMEAFPGAHLRESLETSLRELGRDHVDLLQLHTWEDGWTGRGDWLETVDALKQEGRIRAFGISVKDHQPENVLTVLRTGVVDTVQVIYNVFEQTPSDALLPACEEYGVGVIVRVALDEGALTGAIREGVVFPEGDWRNWYFRDDRPAQVEERVAAILAELRISADELPSAALRFALAGQAVSTVIVGMRSLAHVERNAAISDAPPLTGQELALLSAHRWDKNFYG; the protein is encoded by the coding sequence ATGCGTCATCGGGAACTCGGCCGTACCGGACTGACCGTGTCGGAGATCGGCTACGGAGCCTGGGGCCTCGGCCAGGGCGCCTGGGTCGGCGCCGACGACGACTCCGGCGTACGTGCCCTGCACCGCGCGATCGATCTGGGTGTCACCTTCATCGACACCGCCCGGGCCTACGACCGGAGCGAGCGTGTCGTCGGTCGCGCACTCAGGGAACTGCCGGGCGGCGGGGACGGCGTCGTCGTGGCGACGAAGTGCGGGCCCAAGGTACCCGTGTCCCTGGCGCCCAGTGGCCTCGACGTCATGGAGGCCTTCCCCGGCGCGCATCTGCGCGAGAGCCTGGAGACCAGCCTGCGCGAACTCGGCCGCGACCATGTCGACCTTCTCCAGTTGCACACCTGGGAGGACGGCTGGACCGGCCGCGGCGACTGGCTGGAGACCGTGGACGCCCTCAAACAGGAGGGCAGAATCCGGGCCTTCGGGATCTCCGTCAAGGACCACCAGCCCGAGAACGTGCTCACGGTGCTGCGCACCGGGGTCGTGGACACGGTCCAGGTCATCTACAACGTGTTCGAACAGACGCCGTCCGACGCGCTGTTGCCGGCCTGTGAGGAGTACGGCGTCGGCGTGATCGTCCGAGTCGCCCTCGACGAGGGCGCCCTCACCGGAGCGATCCGCGAGGGTGTCGTCTTCCCCGAGGGCGACTGGCGCAACTGGTACTTTCGCGACGACCGTCCCGCCCAGGTCGAGGAGCGCGTGGCGGCGATCCTCGCCGAGCTGCGGATCAGCGCCGACGAACTGCCCTCCGCAGCCCTGCGGTTCGCCCTCGCCGGGCAGGCGGTCTCCACCGTCATCGTCGGGATGCGCTCCCTGGCGCACGTGGAACGCAACGCGGCGATCTCCGACGCGCCACCGCTGACCGGCCAGGAGCTGGCACTGCTGTCCGCGCACCGCTGGGACAAGAACTTCTACGGCTGA
- a CDS encoding glycoside hydrolase family 43 protein yields the protein MPTFANPVLAGSHPDPSVCRVGADYYLVTSSFAYFPGLPVLHSRDLVDWRPLGHVVDRPTQVSLTGLDVSDGLWAATIRHHDGMFYVVVALARGRQGSTTYLFTASDPAGPWSDPVVLDAEGIDPSLFFDDDGRCWFTACRDAAEPAVTGPGELYLRELDLDTLALTGPAHALWYGAMRGAWVEAPHVYKRDGVYWLIGAEGGTEHHHAVTAARADTVTGPYSTDPRSPLLTHRHRGAAEPIHNVGHVDLVDTPAGETWAVALAVRPIEGTHTLGREVFLVPAEWTPRGPVFAPDAGRVRLSERLPAGIDAGTDAGPRPDAPVRYTFDGPTLGPDWSSLRGPVDDRVSPRPGPGGLTLRLSPEPLTSTGTPAFVARRQQHVRMRAATRIRCAAATPAQAAGLVVFQHHRQHATLALTADASGTPQVVLTAVEAGVTTRLAATPVSDSEVVLAVDSDESGYTFRVEDAGTSITVGSVERPFFSTERAGGFVGVHLGLHGIGDTGEALVRWFTYTPGVSDQP from the coding sequence GTGCCGACCTTCGCCAACCCCGTTCTCGCCGGCAGTCACCCGGACCCGTCGGTCTGCCGGGTCGGGGCGGACTACTACCTCGTCACGTCGTCGTTCGCGTACTTCCCCGGGCTCCCCGTCCTGCACAGCCGGGACCTGGTGGACTGGCGACCGCTCGGACATGTCGTGGACCGCCCGACGCAGGTGTCGTTGACCGGCCTCGACGTCTCCGACGGCCTCTGGGCCGCCACGATCCGCCACCACGACGGGATGTTCTATGTGGTCGTGGCCCTGGCAAGAGGCCGCCAGGGCAGCACCACCTACCTCTTCACCGCGTCGGACCCCGCCGGGCCCTGGTCCGACCCGGTCGTCCTGGACGCGGAGGGGATCGACCCGTCGCTCTTCTTCGACGACGACGGCCGCTGTTGGTTCACCGCCTGCCGCGACGCCGCCGAACCGGCGGTGACCGGCCCCGGTGAGCTGTACCTGCGCGAACTCGACCTGGACACCCTGGCGTTGACCGGACCGGCCCACGCGCTGTGGTACGGCGCGATGCGCGGCGCCTGGGTGGAGGCACCGCACGTGTACAAGCGGGACGGCGTGTACTGGCTGATCGGCGCGGAGGGCGGCACCGAGCACCACCACGCCGTGACCGCCGCCCGCGCCGACACCGTCACCGGCCCCTACTCCACCGACCCGAGGAGCCCGCTGCTCACCCACCGCCACCGCGGCGCGGCGGAGCCGATCCACAACGTCGGCCATGTCGACCTCGTCGACACACCCGCCGGGGAGACCTGGGCCGTGGCCCTGGCGGTCCGGCCGATCGAGGGCACGCACACCCTCGGCCGGGAGGTGTTCCTCGTCCCGGCCGAATGGACGCCCCGGGGGCCCGTGTTCGCGCCGGACGCCGGACGCGTGCGGCTGTCGGAGCGGCTCCCCGCGGGCATCGACGCGGGCACCGACGCCGGCCCGCGTCCGGACGCACCGGTGCGGTACACCTTCGACGGCCCGACGCTCGGACCGGACTGGAGCAGCCTCCGCGGACCCGTCGACGACCGCGTCTCACCGCGCCCAGGACCGGGCGGCCTGACCCTCCGCCTCTCCCCCGAGCCCCTCACCTCGACCGGCACCCCCGCGTTCGTCGCGCGCCGCCAGCAGCATGTGCGGATGCGGGCCGCCACCCGGATCCGCTGCGCCGCCGCCACGCCCGCGCAGGCAGCGGGGCTGGTCGTCTTCCAGCACCACCGGCAGCACGCCACGCTCGCCCTCACCGCCGACGCCTCGGGAACTCCGCAGGTCGTGCTCACCGCCGTCGAAGCGGGCGTCACCACGCGCCTCGCCGCGACGCCCGTCTCGGACAGCGAGGTCGTCCTCGCCGTCGACAGCGACGAGTCCGGCTACACCTTCCGCGTCGAGGACGCGGGCACCTCGATCACCGTGGGCAGCGTCGAACGGCCCTTCTTCAGCACGGAACGTGCGGGCGGGTTCGTCGGCGTCCACCTCGGCCTCCACGGCATCGGCGACACCGGCGAGGCGCTCGTGCGGTGGTTCACGTACACGCCCGGCGTGTCGGATCAGCCGTAG
- a CDS encoding GH1 family beta-glucosidase → MPTAQPPSFPTHFLLGSATAAYQIEGAADEDGRGPSIWDTFSHTPGKTWNGDTGDVAADHYHRLEADLDLMASLGLRAYRFSLSWPRIQPTGRGPANPKGLDFYGRLVDGLLARDITPVATLYHWDLPQALEDEGGWTNRETAFAFADYARIVGEALGDRVAVWTTLNEPWCSAYLGYGSGAHAPGRTDGAAALAAVHHLNLAHGLAVEQLRAVTTNDPQYSITLNFHVLRGKGEGAAEAVRRIDALANRAFTEPLLRGHYPQDLIEDTAAVTDWAFVEDGDLARIHQPLDLLGVNYYATTTVGLWDGGTPRQNNDGHKDMGGSPWPGSPQVEFHATDGPHTAMGWNIDPDGLEELLLDLHTRFPGQPLVITENGAAFEDHVTVGPDGTHTVHDPERVDYIRRHLAAAGRALAAGVDLRGYFVWSLMDNFEWGYGYSKRFGIVHVDYETQRRTLKDSALWYRELVERHNAGG, encoded by the coding sequence ATGCCGACAGCCCAGCCCCCGTCCTTCCCCACGCACTTCCTCCTCGGCTCCGCGACCGCCGCCTACCAGATCGAGGGCGCCGCCGACGAGGACGGGCGCGGCCCCTCGATCTGGGACACCTTCTCCCACACCCCGGGCAAGACATGGAACGGCGACACCGGTGACGTCGCCGCCGACCACTACCACCGCCTCGAAGCCGACCTCGACCTCATGGCGTCCCTGGGCCTGCGGGCCTACCGGTTCTCCCTCTCCTGGCCCCGCATCCAGCCCACCGGCCGGGGCCCGGCCAACCCCAAGGGCCTGGACTTCTACGGCCGCTTGGTCGACGGCCTGCTCGCCCGGGACATCACCCCGGTCGCGACCCTCTACCACTGGGACCTGCCCCAGGCCCTGGAGGACGAGGGCGGCTGGACGAACCGCGAGACCGCGTTCGCCTTCGCCGACTACGCGCGGATCGTCGGCGAGGCCCTCGGTGACCGGGTCGCGGTCTGGACGACCCTGAACGAACCCTGGTGCTCCGCCTACCTCGGCTACGGCTCCGGCGCCCACGCGCCCGGCCGCACCGACGGCGCCGCGGCACTGGCCGCGGTCCACCACCTCAACCTCGCCCACGGTCTGGCCGTGGAGCAGCTCAGGGCGGTCACCACCAACGATCCGCAGTACTCGATCACCCTCAACTTCCATGTCCTGCGGGGGAAGGGCGAGGGCGCCGCCGAGGCCGTACGCCGTATCGACGCGCTGGCCAACCGGGCCTTCACGGAGCCCCTGCTGCGCGGCCACTACCCGCAGGACCTCATCGAGGACACCGCGGCCGTCACCGACTGGGCGTTCGTCGAGGACGGCGACCTGGCACGGATCCACCAGCCCCTGGACCTGCTCGGCGTCAACTACTACGCCACCACCACGGTCGGCCTCTGGGACGGCGGGACGCCCCGTCAGAACAACGACGGCCACAAGGACATGGGCGGCTCGCCCTGGCCCGGCTCGCCCCAGGTCGAGTTCCACGCCACGGACGGTCCGCACACCGCCATGGGCTGGAACATCGACCCCGACGGCCTGGAGGAACTCCTCCTCGACCTGCACACCAGATTCCCCGGCCAGCCCCTGGTCATCACCGAGAACGGAGCGGCCTTCGAGGATCACGTCACGGTCGGCCCCGACGGCACCCACACCGTGCACGACCCCGAGCGCGTCGACTACATCCGCCGCCATCTGGCCGCGGCCGGGCGGGCCCTAGCCGCGGGGGTGGACCTGCGGGGGTACTTCGTGTGGTCGCTGATGGACAACTTCGAGTGGGGCTACGGCTACTCCAAGCGCTTCGGCATCGTCCACGTCGACTACGAGACCCAGCGCCGCACGCTCAAGGACAGCGCGCTGTGGTACCGGGAACTGGTGGAAAGGCACAACGCCGGCGGCTGA
- a CDS encoding geranyl diphosphate 2-C-methyltransferase — translation MTTEITPTVSATIPAPATPYQGDIARYWNNEARPVNLRLGDVDGLYHHHYGIGAVNHDALGDPEHSEYEKKLIAELHRLESAQAEFLLNHLGPVGPGDTLVDAGCGRGGSMVMAHQRFGCKVEGVTLSATQADFGNGRARDLRIADHVRSRVCNMLDTPFEKGSVTASWNNESSMYVDLHDLFAEHSRFLKVGGRYVTITGCWNPRYGQPSKWVSQINAHFECNIHSRREYLRAMADNRLVPQTVIDLTPDTLPYWELRATSSLVTGIEEAFIESYRDGSFQYVLIAADRV, via the coding sequence GTGACCACAGAAATCACCCCCACCGTCTCCGCGACGATCCCGGCCCCGGCGACCCCCTACCAGGGGGACATCGCCCGGTACTGGAACAACGAGGCGAGGCCGGTGAACCTGCGCCTCGGTGACGTGGACGGTCTCTACCACCACCACTACGGCATCGGCGCCGTCAACCACGACGCGCTCGGCGACCCGGAACACAGCGAGTACGAGAAGAAGCTGATCGCGGAGCTGCACCGGCTCGAGTCCGCCCAGGCCGAGTTCCTCCTGAACCACCTCGGTCCCGTCGGGCCCGGCGACACACTCGTCGACGCGGGCTGCGGGCGCGGCGGGTCCATGGTCATGGCCCATCAGCGCTTCGGCTGCAAGGTCGAGGGCGTCACCCTGTCCGCCACCCAGGCCGACTTCGGCAACGGACGGGCCCGGGACCTGCGGATCGCGGACCATGTGCGCTCGCGCGTGTGCAACATGCTCGACACTCCCTTCGAGAAGGGCAGCGTCACCGCCTCGTGGAACAACGAGTCGAGCATGTACGTCGACCTGCACGACCTGTTCGCCGAGCACTCGCGCTTCCTGAAGGTGGGCGGCCGGTACGTGACGATCACCGGCTGCTGGAATCCCCGCTACGGCCAGCCGTCGAAGTGGGTCTCCCAGATCAACGCGCACTTCGAGTGCAACATCCACTCCCGGCGTGAGTATCTGCGGGCCATGGCCGACAACCGGCTCGTGCCCCAGACGGTGATCGACCTGACCCCCGACACCCTGCCCTACTGGGAGCTGCGGGCCACGTCCTCACTGGTCACCGGGATCGAGGAGGCGTTCATCGAGTCGTACCGGGACGGCTCCTTCCAGTACGTGCTGATCGCGGCCGACCGCGTCTGA